GAAAGCTCCGTGCCCAGGTGTTCTTCGGACCTACCTACTACCAGCGTCTTCGTCACATGGTGGACGACAAGATTCACGCTCGTGCTCGTGGTCCAGTTCAGATCATGACCCGACAACCTGTTGAGGGTCGTGCTCGTGATGGTGGTCTCCGATTCGGAGAAATGGAACGTGATTGTATGATCGCTCACGGTGCCGCTGCTTTCCTGAAGGAGCGTCTGTTTGAGGTGTCGGATGCTTTCCGTGTCCACGTCTGCGAGATTTGTGGACTCATGACACCAATTGCGTAAGTTGCCCCTACAAATACTCATGAATAAGAGCTAACATGTCTCAGAAACCTTTCCAAACAGTCATTCGAATGCCGACCTtgcaagaacaagaccaagatcgcGCAAATCCATATTCCCTACGCCGCCAAGCTGCTCTTCCAGGAGCTGCAGGCCATGAACATCGCCGCAAGAATGTTTACCAACAGATCTGGAGTTTCAAACCGATAATTTAGATTGATTACGAAAAAaagattgatgatgcttAAAATATTGGAGAGAGGGAAAGCGCTGCAAGACAGGATCAGCTTGCCTGTGCTTTGTAATGTTTGGGGAGGTTCATCATGTATAAAATAGCCAATTCGTTAGGAAATATAGCAAAAACAACGAAATGCATTGATGCAACAAAAATCTTTAATGGCGCCGTAGTCGCTAGAGAGGAGTATGCTGATAGTACAATTTTTCTTGTAACCTTTCCCGCCGTTCTTGGTGTTATCGATTCGGAAGACCCTTCTCCGCCGCTGCTATCGAGTCGTGCACTGTCTGCTCACGCTTGTATTCTGCTTCGAGTTGCTTCTGCAAGTCAAAGTCCAATTGTCTTTCTCGCTTGATTCGTTGTTGTTCCATATCTCGAACGACGCCTTCGTGCATGGCCTACGATCATTGTTAGTTCTAAGAGTTCTGGGGGATGGATTGGAGGATCAATTGAGCAGTGGGAAACGTACGGCTTGTTCGAACTTTTGCTGGAAGTGTACGCCGACAACTGTGCAGACTGTGAGGAGCGAAGTACCCAGCAGGGTGAGCTTTGAAGCTCGAGACATGGTGGCCTCAAGGTCTTCTTCGGGGTCGGAAACGGTGGGTTTATAGATCGATGGAGAGATTGATTGGTTTGCGACAGGCAATGATTAGGCCAATTGACCCGACTAAAGACAATTCGAGTACAGTATATTCTGGGAAAGATTATGATCAAATCGCAAAAGAAGGGACTGTCAGCCCATGACGTTTCAAGCGCACAGCGTCTCCGGCGGTTCCCACACGCGCTAAGCGCTGTAGCTCTCCCCCCTTCCGCCCCAAACAAGTAACGTACCTTACCTAGCGGTACCTGCGAATCAGCTGCCTGAGCTCAGCACCCGACGTAATCCTCCATCAAGTGCTTGTATGCAACCATTCGCAACTTGAACTCCCATCAACAACGACGCCATCACGAACACTCCTCGAACCTGATAACACGATAATTTCTACGACCGAATCGATCGCTTTATTGTCACGTTTGATACTACGACATCATGGTTAGATGCTTCGCGAATAGGATGGAGGATGATGGCTAATGATTCGTAGTCTGCCCAGAACTCAGCTGGTATTCAACAGCTGCTCAACGTACGCTGCATCGGGCGCTTTAATTCTCGTAGCAAGGAAAACTAATCTGTGATGCCAGGCTGAGCAAGATGCTTCCAAGATTGTTCAGAAAGGTGCGCTCCAACCTCATCTCCGCGCCTTGTTTATAGCTTAACTAACAACGATTCACAGCCCGAGAATGTAAGCGCCATTTCCTCACAAACTGATGAATCATCCATCTGACAGTACCGAACGATAGACCGTACCAAGCGCGTCAGGGAAGCTCGCGACGAGGCCAAGCAAGAGATAGCCGACTacaaagccaagaaggaagaagaatataagaaattCGAGGCCGAGGTACGATACCTCCATCTAAACGGCATACCGTCTATCTGAACGAGACACCGTCCGCCCCAACGATGGAAGAATACTGATGGTCGTATAGCACAGCAAGGGCAACGAGCAagccgaggccgaggccaACCAGGAAGCCGAGAAGCAAATCAAGAGCATCCAGgaggctggcaagaagggACAAGCTCAGGTCATCAAGAACCTCCTCAGCGCCGTCTTCGACGTCAACCCCGTTCCCCCCACCAAGTCCTGAACGACGGAGCACCCACCGATGTTTATAATTATGAGCGTTTCAGCTTGACACACGAGAGGAGATGCAAATAGACGAGGAGGATTTGTGTTACAAAGACCAAATTGCGTGGTCCGCCTTGAGCGTTTTCCCTTCTAAAGGAAACGCACATTTTGAATGATTAAGTTATTTTACTGGACAAACTCGATTAGAGTGCTCAACATGTCCCTCAGATCCTGGTTCTCCTCCGTGGTGTCTAGACCGCCCAGCTGTTCCTTTAGTGTACGACCGATTACAGATATCTTTTCATCACGCTCGGCGAGGATTTGTCTGATCTTGCGTGCTGCTCCTGTGTCTTCTGCCACTAACCAAGCGAGAACTGTATCAATGGTCTGGAGTGTGAAGAGACCGGCGTCGATTCTCCGGGATAGCCATTCTAGCTCTGCTGCTTCCCGATCATCTTCTGAAGTAGTGGCTTTTTCAGCGTCGTTTTGCTGCTCTGCTAATGAGACACGAGCGACATAGTCTCGTCGGAATTTGATGAGTTTAGAAATCTTCTCGTAGTCCTTTTCCACAAACTTGGCTAGTGTTCGTATCCTCTCCGCGGAATTAGCTGGTAGAAGACGCAGCATTGAAGCGaagatctcaacaagatgTTCTGCTAATCGATGATCTTGAGTCTTCATGAAGAGTGTGAAGAGACCCTTGAGACCGCCAGCCTCAACAATCTTTTGACAGACATCCGCACCAGCGTTACCACCAGCAGCGTGGTTGAGAAGACGAAGAGCCGGTGgtttgctcttcttcccctccTTCAGCATAATAAGACAGAGTTCTACACCCTCTGCGTCGATGAATTTTGCCTTTCCAGCAGCTTCATCTGCTAGGCATGTGAGAGATGCGAATATGTTCTCCATGtactcttcttcatcgccgccCTTGTCGGGATCGCGTCGTCGGTAGGGGGCGATGAGCTGGAGAAGCAAGTCGACCGCATCGAGGTTTATGAGTTTTGTGCGGTTGGCGACGGCCATTTGGGCGAGAATGGCCAAGATTTCTGCAGCGTATTGCTTGTTCTGGGAGACGGTATCTTCCTTTCGTTGGATGCGCTGGAGGAGCCATTGCAGTAGTTTCTCATCCTCTCCTACGCGCTCAGCGACTGATTGTCGGGAGCACAAGTTCTCAATGAGGCCTAGAGCATGATAGATACCGTTACGATCCGACTCATCGTCTTCGTTCAGACGGGAGAAGTTGGAAACCAGTAAACTGAGGAGATCTGcctccatcatggcatctACCAGCACGTTCCACTGCTCATCCTCCGCCGCGACATCTTCGTCTGTCAACTCGCCCATAATCTCGATCGCATCGATGGCAATATCGGTGTTCTCGTGCGCCAGCAGACCGACAACACTGGCTACGCATTCTAGCTTGACGAACTCTGGATACAGTTCAGGATGTTCAGAGAGCAGCGACAGCCCCTTGATGTCGGCATCTAGATCAGCCTCACTGCCAATGAACTTCTGTGGTTGGTCTTCGAACTTGGCGCGAAGCTCGGCATTCTTGTTGATGTGCCTCTCCAAGTTCGTCAGCGTTTTTCGCAACCATGCTGCATCGATCTTTTCAGGCGCTCGGCCAGCGTCGGCTTCCTCTACATAATCAAGGATCTCTGATTCTTGTTTTGTAATGCCACCGCCGAAGAAGCGACCTTCGTCATCGTCAGGAGGTAGTTCGGGACCGAAATCTTCGTCATCGGCGGGGGGAGGCGCTGGGCCAGCTTCCatgtcttcgtcttcgtctgGCGCATCGTTGACTTGGGCATGGCGATTCGAGCCGTTGGCGTTTATCTTTGCTGATTTGTAGATTTCATCTGGAGATTGTAAGTTGAAGTTCGCGACAGGAAAGTGGTATAATTACTTGGATCTCGAATGGGATCAAGCTTGCGCTTCCCCGAAATGCCTGAGCTCTAGGATTTGTTAGACGCTATTG
This DNA window, taken from Fusarium oxysporum f. sp. lycopersici 4287 chromosome 7, whole genome shotgun sequence, encodes the following:
- a CDS encoding V-type ATPase, G subunit: MSAQNSAGIQQLLNAEQDASKIVQKAREYRTKRVREARDEAKQEIADYKAKKEEEYKKFEAEHSKGNEQAEAEANQEAEKQIKSIQEAGKKGQAQVIKNLLSAVFDVNPVPPTKS